atcatgcaaaataacatggaaagtggtcacatgggagcatgacactatgccataatgttcgtttcagttgactctcttgccctacaagtcagtgctcactgtgaccagtgatggaacagcagtgtctgtgtgattttcatcacacttctgtctcatgccatctttaccagagttggcggcacatagatacccaaatttcgatagtgttgctttctcaggtggttgtttttgatttgctcaatatcagttggcacttcagctgcatcaaacttcttttttacctcttcaacaacaacgtaaacaacaatcttatgacacctgtgttgtccttctagttgcctacaaagaccagttaatctagcaacaacactgacagtctctactatcttctaatggggaagaggtgtgtcccaccatgtgttccacgttgttgtcgctatgtgggctggctggggaggcaacaactgtaatatgtttacatattttaaagtgatgcttgtactgtgttataacacctaacttagtctcgcacttgctgcacaagaacactggctcacagtcatggtgaaaagcttttgtatgttgagcaaatgcactacaaaaaaagtcacagtgatagcacacatgttgctctaccaggcctggtgcggttccttctgacactgctgctgatgctgacacactgctgcttgcctcgtacactgttgcagctgcagtagacatggccgtctctgtatctattgctgccgtgccacctgtcatggtaacttcaggtggtatcgggctcacttctgcaacagagatgtcgtttgccccttgagagctctcgtcatcagggccaataatttcgtaggcattgtctcctgcatcgaagaaccaatacgaacagcctgaattaataaacatagctctaagaagtacggacatcaaaacttaaccacaagctttgcacatcagtgaccaggcttaaggaataatacttgcaggaggagttacacaattgtgtgcgtacattacagttaagcctcattagaagagatactcaagaggcacgggaaacatgtctctcgaaaccaaaaattttaaaacactgaggagccagactagatcagcttattatgcatcatcactaaagtatgttcagatatatctgaaggaataattgctcagggtggcttgaagggcccctaaaccacttgacattttttgaacatttcaagtaaacatgaGTATCAAAATCACAATGGCGTCACAATTGACGacgccaaacgccacagtgcgtagcactgtgggagcaccacaatatgacgAAAACGACCCCATGCGCCtgtctggacctatcctgcaccccccagtttgtcctgacatcatcAGGCTGTCTCTaatgatgtcaccagtttccagTGCTGTCaattggtcgaacgaaagtgtacgactgccggcgaggcctgcaagcaaatacacactccttcctcgtcgcgttgctcgcgatgccattgtgggcagccaatgggggcaaagaacagaaatgccaacggaagggtctccctatgaggctcttcaactagagtcaccatacagttccattgtattggcaaggtcattagcgccaccccacgcaggatgacgggcctgcgcggcagcaacagagctcgttggtgatggcctgtcccgtaacatttggaggtgtactaggcgaggaaaagacgatactgtccagatggcgtgtaccacatgaaagagtaaaatgagcggggactacttttcgataatcaaacacgtagctccactattactgcaccgttttgaaaaattctcgtggctacgtgttcgttgccttaacatgtacaactgcaacaccgcaactgaatttcaacctcggtggtttaggggccctttaaagaagacattaacagctttttagtgactgtagattgcGTTAGCTTCCTCCCTAACTtgtggaagttaaacacttcactttgcaagccttgttgctcgcagtgcctttgaggtgctcttagacgctcgtcagcttcaactgtcgacactttctgccctgcactgtcctcgttgccctccttttctagttcatgctaaagagacatgcacacttgacctgtgtgaggattgcgtgatctttacgcccttcggagcacacaaggtgcatgaagtgaatgtgtctgggttgtgtcccttcgaagtagtgaatacttaaaaagtcgttagtaacaaaggtgactcttgcgtacagtgttgttaatgtggcaaaccaaccaaacctttttcagatgtctcttacaaccaagtgtatcttgtaatgagattctactgtactgaatatttttcatctatggatcatctgcatgtacatatagtcacaaagacatgctgtgtggaatggcgaattaggaaaaagctcgtactcttactttttgtccctaacataagcagctgataatatgataaaaagcaggtaatgaggcaagcatggaacataatccttcagctctaaacagttttttgggcccgcatcattccctcatgacataaggaaacaacttgattgcagtaatggctgcatgtgatctgagtttattgaaacaaacaatacgtaaggttgccctgtatgtaattttatcagtgctttttagatgtcctgctggcaatcctggctgcacaatgtttctcatgctttttggcacgattcctttattttccactccactcttttttctggttttatcccctttcccttcccccttgcataaaatagcacacctgaagtatcaaacctgttgaattattgtgtgtatcatacctgttaacatgcgggcttctctgtggtctgtgttgtacttttgcgctgtacaagtcaattcgAAATGAAAGATAGAATGTCCCTGATTTTAGTTtaattgtatgtgtgtgtgtatatatatatatatgtctctctcatgttttgaaatatatgtacattcaggagtgcctgcatgctcttctcccctgctccagtgacgaaaaggagagcctttttatgtagcatagtaaaacattcacatgttttcgctgtgcccattacatcacttatcatatggatctgtcacaatacagagtagcagtggtctataatactaactcatcccaacaaaactatagattagcacataccgacatactgtgaaacagctgttgcaaagccgctggtgctggcaattcccgcagcactgcagtggtacagccgagtgccatctgtatagtgacaaatgcacatgcatgttagcaactcactagttgctgatggtttcataagctttacactacacaataaagtaatctagacaactttgttggaacaaatacacataattaggacaccacttaaagactaacacgattaattgcccccaatctctctcACTAAGGGATgatactactgaaacatcggtggagagctctgattaacacagtccataaaggacaagctttctttgaggaaaacagttataacagcggttagttttcttgatcatcttatgtgctagctttgatttaaatgtcatgcagtactataaaatatgaagtgccgcatttctagcagcagaaggcgtcatcagcctcatggtacaactgatttttgcactgtttgtgtcagtgagccgacacatacaaagaaaaccgaattcacacatatatatacagtgccaagtgcactcctccttctgaaaacgcagccgccagttacaatgctgctgaaaggaaaggttatatagagtgcgagactgcatggaactaccacttatgactgtaagtgtatgatctgctgattggagaggtagtcacatgctatttctagtctcttttggaagcattactaaaggatgaaatAAAATCTATTTATAAGTCATGAATTTCACGCATCCACggtttggttaaataacttgtgagaaaaagacatgtttacctggaagagcaacgtttttttcctgctgcaaaattttccttcgaattaatgaaataactttacagcgtcataatatattgtgtttctcgcaactacttcccagcagtggcgagttacagtgtttatatctgactcattgggcgacaatactgccaaacacaactgcttcacgaacacgagaacacgtccctcgcagggaatagcaaccatatacgcctctgtgagacatgatcgcacctttgtggtcaaaatgtacattagaacgacaccaccatctgattaaaaaaaaaagcctcagtacaaggcagcagccaactgcataatgtgaaattccaactgatgtccacttactggtggcctgtgttcgagtcacttctggcagttgactgggtgctgagaaatgcacgtcctgggttgtccctacaaaacatacagggttatgtcaaatgttgaaaatatatatacaccggcatttcataagttgcaaaacaaatgagtaaactaataaacaactgtaatgtaaacagagtacacataagataggctgtcaactggtaatgcattacgtgaaaaacctaatgcataggaaagactatatctatacacacgaagctgacgcacaatttaattcactctaggtttttccgtgcagtatattcaaattattatgtctagtggttagagcaaaattagtgtaaattacgcactaaattatgtaccctggaaaacttttcttcagtaTGCACCTGTATGcacttcgaatgagtagcgttgtaaaatttacgtacataGCATTTAACATGGTTGCTGAAaacggatttcctttgccctgtgtcgcgtacagtgagctacatatatctgcccccccccctttttgtactagccatactgcgtgccattgcacttatacgcacgtcaataaaccttacgacacagaaataaaaaaaagcgccaatcacccatgcttgcatgttgtagtgggcctaacctaaccaagcatgggctgttgctttttatagtaaacacaggcaccgtgctcattgcaagtatgtatcatgtcactaagcaaatacgcaatttcattgtaccactatttttttatcacatggatgtatctgttgagaggcaagacaaaaagcagtcacttctcagaactaatcagcttttttaaaacacatttctaacttttcaatgacacttgctgctgtgtttgtctccagagaacatacttgatttgactttccaatcggagacattacataagtataccatgttaagatgactgcctggagcacgtgagaattttcatcttggtgtaacatactgtatcttgattttggttacatttggtcaaatggtacacccaatatacccacatactagttttcttgtccaaattgcatggcaatgtattttgattttttggcattggctcctctgcactacgctccaatggctctttcacatcctcgtgtccttgcagctgccttcttgagttatataaagcgggtgcctgaaaaatatcatatgcaaaagtcaacacaagggcatggtgcaaaacaacatcaagacagtcaaggccatggcaataaaagaaagtcttagctcttagtcttcttagtgaaatgcatgcaaaacatccaaatgactgcaacagtcaactgctaaattaacttcaattttagatttacacaaaaaagaaataacggacagttcatcctcgttcggcacgaatgttaaaatactcctgctaatgaatagaatattggtcattttcagacatcataggtctgccatgagcctggtgtatcgcaaacaccatttgtgacacatatcctaagcacgtgcccagtgtgccccccgcaccatccctggttgtgccactgctgaagccataatttgaggattatagctgcaaacatgatgctcagtagggatgaaaatattgtccttcagttcaatggatatatggatgttcctataaaaaagggcaacgaggcttgttatggcaagcttacccacatttcaatactaacaagaaagttcactgcggcctgcatctaagcttactaaaaagcatgaacttattttcatgtatgaggtgcacaatggagttcatttttgacagacccgactactgctgcagtttgaaatctagcattttagattcttgaaggcatgtaaaagttgcagttaaaccgcagttattggtttattacaccaacctattgttctgtgtacgacagactggttacacggaattaaagcaaaattttattttcatattttatttctctactaaaaatattaaagcgataaacacattttgatctgccatgcaatagcaaaatgcacacattacgcttgtaacccccaaaggaaggctgatttagctattcatatgacataactctgacacgccaactcatattagcaaatgcacaggcatgtccaaaacaataagcgtatgcaaagcgcccttgcaattgtaattccacacagcagccgttatattcgatgccgatgcataactagctgctcgacaattcaccgagttcgtagacataagcatcctttcagtttcgcaccatgcacgaaaaccgcaacaggagacaaaaccagacctacctataacCACACCATtttaatacatgagcaaaaacagttcagtcttagggataaacactgtgagagcgatttagtgcgcgacggcgatgcgcgacaaaacgggccgtcgcttgaacagatggcttggttctggaaatctagaaatcatcgctcgttgcccgaaagtgctatgagcgactagccaatagcacgaagccggaactagatgtactacatacatcgctcaaatactaccgattgtagcgcggaacgagcaaatgattcaatttttatacgtgcaaggataagaacctacggcaagacctccggaaatattttatgctacttttttcgtaaaatacatcaacgtaaattactaaagcacgcgtcacgcgtgattgcagccctcatgccggcaacaccggggaggcgtcgctcaatatcgtcgctcgcacggagtgcgacttgtaggcgacgagcgaacgcgacagccatctccatcgcgtcgcttgtagctgccgcgcgcaagatcgcttatatggggtttatacttttttcagcataaaacatggattcctcatgcgttttcagtaagttcaagataacgcgcccaactgacctcttgcagcatgcagctgaatgcctgcggcaaagtttccaACTAGCAcaggtgctgcacgtaacttcagtggtcgcagtttccccctgcgcgagacaccgtcaagcgcgcggtttatttataaaaaaagcatgctgccagcaaaatgacgccttctgttatgtgattccttagttcaacagcgttccgtacacagtagactgctaaactgaataaattcaaacaaacaaaacgcacgctaatcacgctccgcataggctcggaatcacgggctggtgaacgaaccattttaagcgtcctctcgcctggcgtcttattgaacataccatagttctggcagcgtttgcgatctttaaaactcttacggacaacggcaacgtgatgaaatcacatgcagttatcgcgacgactggctttttcgattgacatggagagacacagcgcgtatgcctagtcctatcgcgtcggctaagcgcagcgacgacttcctggcgatagcatgacatatacgtagaatgtgcacctaagttagaattcacttaccgtggaggatttgctgttatatccaaggcatgacgaacgactgtcgtgttttcgtagcgacgcgagatggctgacatacgatctcctttggctggccttcgcggcggcggtgcagctCGCTGTAGGGATCACCTTTCTCTGGCGCTGtattgttccgcgatcttgagcgcgcgcgcgcggtggagcaaatccgagtgaaaaagtagagcgctcgctacgcgtttctttgaactgcggcggtctgttctcttagaagcaactgcatgtaataaagccacaattaagtttctggcctcctgtaacaaaatcccgccggacagatgtcctattctgccgtataagaataggacacacttttggcacacataacttcttacacacgggaaacgagcctccaacctgtggtagatgcggggagaggctgaccgtcctccacgtcctactggagtgtcgggaagccgaatccgaaagaaaaaaaaacattttctcttaacatacgggcaccacatcccccttcatcctgttatgttacttggcccagaaccactctttgacatcaacgccgtcctaggttttttgaaagatgttgtgttgcatgttattagccccacacgttcgtagcgcttcctctcttcagaggatgccgctgcgataattattttgaatagcacatgcctctaggcccttgtggttcaagggctctggcgaggcagtagtgctgtaagcaatttaacatctcgcatattttaaacaatgcataattcctttacgatggattttaatgttcatagtattcgtcattagtcatcgccataattttatagcacgtagattttacgcactttacagcgactatttttaggccgctttacagccaagtcacatcttccataatacatcgttaacattacaacttgtcatggcgctctttggccccacctggcccttgcgccacaaaacaccacacagcatcatcatcttagaagcaaaacgatgtgttctttgctcagcgtgcatgaatgatacattgccatgttcggggccagccacctatacagttgaagcagaagattacgctacgttttgttctctattgccgcaagagtagttctactctctctctctgaaggggagagtgaaaagcacatttcactctctccttggtgacagagtgaacaatgcatttcactctcctcgacattttgtgagagtaaaacgacgctttgaagagtgaacaggccgcttcactcctgcgatacccttcctagtttttagagtgtagtaaTTGCCGTCGACGGAATGCTGGCTTACCGCTGACATAAACGTGAGAAGCCTGGGGTTGGTGATGCCATCGTGCAGCGCAGAGTTCAACCACAGAGGACAGAGCATTGTTTTATGGCAGTAACTGACCGTATTCATTTATCTGCTGGTGCAAAGCATCGGCGGCGATGCAATCGACAACCTACAGGCCCTTCTGCTTTATATTCCGTCGACGAGAACAAACAACGAAACACAAACAACATTTCACGTGTTGTTGGACAAAGCATCACCAAaagaattaaattaaattatggggttttacgcgccaaaaccactttctgatcatgaggcacgccgtagtggaggactccggaaatttcgaccacctggggttctttaacgtgcacctaaatctaggtacacgggtgttttcgcatttcgcccccatcgaaatgcacaaAATGTCGCTACTACAGCGTTGTACTGCACGGTATttcctcaaaaagaaaaagaaagaaagaaagaaagaaagaaagaaagaaagaaagaaagaaagaaagaaagaaagaaagaaagaaagaaagaaagaaagaaagaaagaaagaaagaaagaaagaaaggcgcacaTAACTAAATGTTGCTACAGTGTAACGGGAAAGACGGAAACATCGTTAATACTCGTGCGGCGCAAGCCACGCATACACCACAGCTTTACATACACCGTGAGGCGTACCGAATTCCTATATAGCTCGCGTAATAACCGAGCTTCAGATCCTGTAATTAGGTTAACAACATTACAGCAAGACGCAAGGTAGAGAGTCGTTTTCGCATCAGCATCAGTGGGACACCGCCGGAGTTGGTGTACATACTTTTGTGAAAAAGACAGCATCGAATTCACACGATTACACAGTTTCCAGCTCGGCTACAAAAGTGTCAGAATACCGCGCCGAGAACTATTCCAGTCACAGCGGAAACCACGGTTGAAGCACGCGTTTTAATTTTCAAGTTTGTTTTTACATGACCAGAATATGCAGAAGATGGTCCCGATGTCAGGCTACCATACCCGGACCCTCTTTACAGAATCGATCGACGAAAATACAAACCGTCAGGAAAATAAAAATTTGGGCATGACAACAGACGATACGTGAagtacaaagagagagagaaagggaggaaTACAGGCAAAGGCAGAGAGTTTAATCAGATGGAAATGACCGTTATGCCTCCCTGCGCTGCGGAAAGGCGAAAGAAAAAGGGAGCATAAAGGGTAAAAGAAAGATAGTACACCCTGGGGCTGACGTAGTCGCTCGCACAGGCCAGCTGCCGAATTAAGCTTCCCATGCTCTGTGTCGAATCGGTCTTGTGTTACCTCTCACATGTGCACGAAACGATGTTGTCCTGTGAAGCATTTCTCTACTCGAGGATTGCCAGCGGTATACACTCGTGTACATCGAGTACCTGCACAGCATTTCGACCTCACGTGAAGTAGCTGGTTATCCAAAAGTAGACAACGTCAATTACAGAGCGCGCTCGGCATACAGCTCGACGATTTACATAAGGTAGCTCTTGagtaagggagggggggggtgggggtggcacTGCGTGTGAGAGTAGGGGCAGCCCGCTGCACCTCCCGCGCAGCCGATGCTTATACGACAGTGCCGGCCACTCCTTGAAACAGTCTGACTCTCCAGCTTGCGTCTCCGGCGGTCCCAGGACACACACGGCGTTAATGTGGTTGGTAATTCGGTGGAGGTACAGAAGTGTCCTTCACAGCGCACGTAGTCTTTGTGGATGGCCATTGGCAGAGTCGTCGGCGGCGGGCTCTTTGTGGGTCGCATTTTCCAGTAGAGGATTTCTCAGAGAGATGAGCGACCTTACGCTTAATTTGTGGACAGTTTTTCCAAGTGGCCTTTTCAGAACCCTGGCAGTTCGAGCACCCTGAAGTGGACTGTGTAGCCGGTGTCTTATGTATGTGACTCCGCAGGCTGGGGACACACTACTGAGCTTGCGCACGCGACCTTACCGCGTCCCGCATCTTCAGGCATGTGTGTCACCGAAGCTCAGTTTCCAAGCCATTTATGCGCCCCGATAACGAATATTCACGCGCTACGAATGTCGTTTTCTTTCAGGTTTCAAAGAAACGCACTCAACTGCGCGATCCGCGGGAGCGCTGGAGTCGGCAACGAAAATTCTGGTGCCCTTATACGTTCTCTAGAGCTCCTTGACTGGGCCGCCggaaaaaaatgagagaaaatgCATGCAGCGAGAACAAACGCAAAATTTAGTAGCCACTGAATGCAGGCAATGGGTGCCCAGTTCGGTAGAATACGTGGACCGTGAAATTACGAGGATtaaagttctttctttttttctttttttttcagcgatgcTGCGCTAACGAGAACATCGACATTCGATGACACTCGTTCCCAGCGGGAAGGTGCGTCATAGGGCTGCAGGGAATCAGAAGAAAATTGGATACTAAATCATTCCCAGCAACAAGTAATGTGCacctagaaagaaaaaaattatcctgcctctttttttctctctgcaaGGCAGGTCAAGCGCGTAAATGTACAATATGTGCGCTCCATATTATACGTTTAAGAACTGAATTCACAGTGCATGTTTTTCAACATTACCGCTAATGCAAACGACCCACCACAATCTCGTAGGCCATTGGCGAAGATTAATTCTGACCAGAATATTATAAGACAAAAACAAAATCGAGTTGTCCGGCTTAACGCCTCGAAGCTGCACAGCAGGgcaggggactccggattaattttgaaaaCCTGGCTTTCTTCAACGCGCGCTCGAAGCACcggtgcacgagcgttcttgcatcgcgccccatgccccccccccccacctccccctccatgggaatgtggccgccgcgtctgacaatcgaacccgcgacatcgtgctcagcagcaaaattacttctatttattcatttacttacTTAAATGCCCAGTACCACGACAACACAACAACGCAAAGTGGCGACACAAACGCATCGCACGAATGCACCAAGGGTCGCACGAACGGCCATAAATCGTGAATGAGAAAGCCCCGTCGGGACGACCTAATTATTTTCCGGCTTCCCATTCGA
This Dermacentor albipictus isolate Rhodes 1998 colony chromosome 1, USDA_Dalb.pri_finalv2, whole genome shotgun sequence DNA region includes the following protein-coding sequences:
- the LOC135914384 gene encoding uncharacterized protein, whose protein sequence is MLQEAPALYNSRRQLQGHEDVKEPLERSAEEPMPKNQNTLPCNLDKKTRTTQDVHFSAPSQLPEVTRTQATNGTRLYHCSAAGIASTSGFATAVSQRQCLRNYWP